In Sediminitomix flava, a single genomic region encodes these proteins:
- a CDS encoding CobW family GTP-binding protein: MKRIPVTILTGFLGAGKTTLLNHLIESQPNTKFAIIENEFGAINIDKDLVNTQAQGIFELSNGCICCSLNQELGQTLNKLVTTGKDFDHLIIETTGVAEPDGILSVFINDYHFDELFEVNAVIGMIDAEHLLKSLESEPVAKRQLALADLLVFNKSSEIDEEIKQNVLEAVKAINPLASIIHTDYAKVNAEEVLSQFSFRADTVNERILNSKSEKGDHHKGIKSLTFSQNKPLNLNKFQYWLRSLLLFNPDGIYRIKGLLNKPNTEEKVIIQSVRGNIIFSEGDKWSEDDDRTSQLVIIGHGLDRETLQKGIDSCAIEE, from the coding sequence AGCTGGAAAAACAACTTTACTCAATCACCTTATAGAATCACAACCCAATACGAAGTTTGCGATTATAGAAAATGAGTTTGGGGCAATAAATATTGACAAAGATTTAGTGAATACACAAGCTCAAGGGATTTTTGAATTGTCGAATGGATGTATTTGCTGTTCTTTAAATCAAGAGTTGGGACAAACTTTAAATAAACTTGTAACTACAGGAAAGGATTTTGACCACTTGATTATTGAAACTACGGGAGTTGCTGAACCTGACGGGATATTGTCTGTATTTATAAATGACTATCATTTTGATGAGCTTTTTGAGGTGAATGCTGTCATTGGTATGATTGATGCAGAACATTTACTAAAAAGCTTAGAATCAGAGCCTGTCGCAAAAAGACAGCTAGCCTTAGCAGATTTGTTAGTGTTCAATAAATCATCTGAAATAGATGAGGAAATAAAGCAAAATGTACTTGAGGCAGTAAAAGCAATCAACCCATTGGCTAGTATTATTCATACTGACTACGCGAAAGTCAATGCAGAAGAAGTACTGTCACAATTTTCTTTTAGAGCGGATACTGTCAATGAGCGAATTCTAAATTCTAAATCTGAAAAAGGGGATCATCATAAAGGAATAAAGTCACTTACTTTTAGCCAAAATAAGCCCTTAAATCTTAATAAATTTCAATATTGGCTCCGTTCACTTTTATTGTTCAACCCTGATGGAATTTATCGAATTAAGGGTCTGTTGAATAAGCCGAACACCGAAGAGAAAGTAATCATCCAATCAGTTAGAGGGAATATCATATTCTCTGAAGGAGACAAGTGGAGTGAGGACGATGATAGAACATCTCAGCTAGTCATTATTGGTCATGGTTTAGATCGAGAAACTTTACAAAAAGGGATCGACTCATGTGCGATTGAGGAATGA